One window of the Anolis sagrei isolate rAnoSag1 chromosome 5, rAnoSag1.mat, whole genome shotgun sequence genome contains the following:
- the TCF20 gene encoding transcription factor 20 isoform X2, with protein MQSFREQSSYHGNQQNYTQEVHGASRLEEFSTRQQAQMFQSFGGGGGSNTTGRRGATGSSASMAGENSGHQSYQGFRKEAGEFYYMASNKDPVTAGGQQLPQRRPSGPVQSYGPPQGSSFGNQYGNEGHVNQFQTQHSSLSGVTHYQQDYTGPFSPGSTQYQQQTSNQQQQQVQQMRQQLYQSHQPLPQASSQSASSTSHLQSMQRPSTLPSSASGYQLRVGQYSQHYQPPASSSSSFPSPQRFGQSGQNYDSSYSVNAGSQYEGHAVGSSAQGYGTQSNYSFQAQTVKNFEQSKLTQGGQQAQGQAQQSQQQQQTPPTQHVMQYPNTAAKLTLQSQVGQYNQAEVPVRSPMQFHQNFSPISNPSPAASVVQSPSCSSTPSPLMPGGETLQCGQSNMPVASRNRILQMMPQLSPTPSMMPSPSAQGGGFKGFGLEGMQEKRLTDPGLSSLSALSSQVANLPNTVQHMLLSDALAPQKKGSKRSSSSKKADSCTNSEGSSQAEEQLKSPLAESIDGGCSSSSEDQAERVRQLSGQSTSSDTTYKGGNLERPQSSPVQASQNEPPKMSASPADEEEVVSPPDEKEALTAVETPPKVNEKTVGVIVSREAMTGRIEKSSGQDKPQQDDVSAGTQAPPSASVMKETTLTGSQQETQGGNKGNKSGDNSTNHNGDGNSQMAHAVIGSSFPSRTEPSKSPGSVRYSYKDNIAVGVQRNAGNFPQYPSSQDKGDFPMHSDRKGRNEKFPSLLQEVLQGYHHHPDRRYSRNAQDHHGMTANVESTMRPNVLINQANELSNRGLLNKSLGSLMENPHWGHWDRKSSGTASEMKQINLADYPMPRKFEMESQSSAHEGGLSERRSVICDISPLRQIARDPGLHSVGHMGTDGRSGRSDRLTPGLGQSVILPGGLVAMETKLKSHSGQIKEEDFEQSKTSASINNKKSGDHCHLASFKHESYRGNASPGAAALDSADYMLQQDSRSAQLRRGHGRMGNSREGMRGKSPSQFHDLTDKLKMSPGRSRGPGTDLHHMNPHMVLSDRVNRGSLHAPFLSNSESSLASAYHTNARSHAYGDPTQGLNSQYHYKRQLYQQQQEEYKDWNNSSAQGVIAAAQLRQETARKSPRQHQFMDRVRSPLKNDKDGMIYLHSGSYHDAGSQEASRLLGNDGSLQNKCGEIKHMNQKIQQHESGWDLSRQVAPGKNSGSLGVGSQKRFGSQDSDAHRRDDAGDVHKSGNTMARIPGQEEQSSQNPLIMRRRVRSFISPIPSKRQMQEMKNSGTDDKTRLLSTSKDGADKTPNSYARCSPNQDLGKSLSKGESSRTLPSPDSKNCSAVSLTSPAKTKILPPRKGRGLKLEAIVQKITSPNVRRSASSNCAETGADAVTLDDILSLKSIPPEGGNVANHGLESENIKEEIVLDQDSQERSREISLTISSEEWHGERDEVMKKEISELSIVGKEGSGPSVIPVSSQKSVSQGRTDGSLAGTGSLGFSESKTVSPSAILTTEANAKSEEKDGNAIIVTPKPEPFPPKGYFPSGKKKGRPIGSVNKQKKQTLPPSPLPPPPPPPLLPPLPSVSEALPPVEEAVGGEPKPKRQRRERRKTTTQPRKRKPRRAAPIVEPQEPEIKLKYATQSLDKTDNKNKSFFPYIHVVNKCEIGAVCTIINAEEEEQNKLVRGRKGQRSSTPPPSNAESKVLPASSFMLQGPVVTESSVMGHLVCCLCGKWASYRNMGDLFGPFYPQDYAATLPKNPPPKRATEMQNTVKVRHKSASNGSKTDTEEEEEQQQKEQRSLAAHPRFKRRHRSEDCAGASRSLSRGAACKKATTEVGNVGEKTPSDSKPSIPTSESGPELELQIPELPLDSNEFWVHEGCILWANGIYLVCGRLYGLQEAVEIAKEMKCSHCQEPGATLGCYNKGCSFRYHYPCAIDADCLLNEENFSVRCPKHKNKMVKGSLSTEQSERG; from the coding sequence ATGCAGTCCTTTCGGGAGCAAAGCAGTTACCACGGAAACCAGCAGAACTACACGCAAGAAGTGCATGGTGCATCCCGGCTAGAAGAATTTAGCACCCGCCAGCAGGCTCAGATGTTCCAGAGctttggaggaggtggaggaagcaATACCACTGGGCGCCGTGGAGCAACAGGAAGCTCTGCATCAATGGCTGGTGAGAATTCTGGACATCAGAGCTATCAAGGTTtcagaaaagaggcaggagaattTTATTATATGGCCTCTAATAAGGATCCTGTGACAGCTGGAGGACAACAGCTCCCTCAACGCAGACCTTCTGGACCAGTGCAGAGTTATGGGCCACCACAAGGGAGCAGCTTTGGAAATCAGTATGGGAATGAGGGTCACGTGAACCAATTTCAAACACAGCATTCATCACTTAGTGGGGTTACTCACTATCAGCAAGATTATACTGgtcctttttcccctggaagtacTCAGTACCAACAGCAGACTTCTAACCAGCAGCAACAACAGGTGCAGCAGATGAGACAACAGCTCTACCAGTCTCATCAGCCTTTGCCGCAGGCCTCCAGCCAATCTGCCTCTAGCACATCTCATTTGCAGTCAATGCAGCGTCCCTCAACGCTgccttcatctgcttctgggtatCAGCTACGAGTGGGTCAGTATAGTCAACACTACCAGCCTCCAGCTTCTTCATCGTCCTCATTTCCTTCTCCTCAGCGTTTTGGTCAGTCAGGACAGAACTATGATAGCAGTTACAGTGTGAATGCTGGTTCACAGTATGAGGGGCATGCTGTGGGTTCAAGTGCACAGGGTTATGGGACTCAGTCAAATTACAGCTTTCAGGCACAGACAGTTAAAAATTTTGAGCAGTCGAAGTTGACCCAAGGGGGTCAACAGGCACAAGGACAGGCACAACaatcgcagcagcagcagcagactcCTCCCACACAGCATGTGATGCAGTACCCAAACACTGCTGCAAAACTAACCCTGCAAAGTCAAGTGGGGCAGTACAACCAAGCTGAGGTCCCTGTGAGATCACCCATGCAGTTCCATCAGAATTTTAGTCCTATATCAAACCCCTCACCAGCTGCCTCTGTGGTTCAGTCTCCTAGCTGCAGCTCTACACCATCTCCACTCATGCCAGGTGGTGAGACTCTTCAGTGTGGACAAAGCAACATGCCTGTGGCCTCTAGAAACCGCATCTTGCAGATGATGCCTCAGCTTAGTCCAACACCATCCATGATGCCAAGCCCTAGTGCTCAGGGTGGAGGTTTCAAAGGATTTGGGCTTGAAGGAATGCAAGAAAAGAGGCTTACAGATCCAGGACTAAGTAGTCTAAGTGCCCTAAGTAGCCAAGTAGCTAATCTTCCCAATACAGTCCAGCACATGTTGCTCTCAGATGCTTTGGCACCTCAGAAGAAAGGTTCCAAAAGGTCTTCATCATCCAAAAAAGCCGATAGCTGCACAAACTCAGAAGGCTCCTCACAGGCGGAAGAACAACTCAAATCTCCTCTAGCAGAATCCATTGATGGTGGCTGCTCCAGTAGCTCAGAAGATCAAGCAGAAAGGGTGAGACAGTTGAGTGGTCAGAGTACCAGTTCAGATACCACTTACAAAGGAGGTAACTTAGAGAGACCTCAGTCATCACCAGTACAAGCATCTCAGAATGAGCCCCCCAAAATGAGCGCCAGCCCTGCAGATGAGGAAGAAGTTGTGTCTCCTCCAGATGAAAAGGAGGCCTTAACTGCTGTGGAGACTCCTCCAAAGGTCAATGAAAAGACAGTTGGTGTGATAGTCTCCCGAGAAGCTATGACAGGCAGAATAGAAAAGTCAAGTGGGCAGGATAAACCCCAACAAGATGATGTTTCTGCAGGTACTCAAGCACCACCTTCTGCCAGTGTGATGAAGGAGACCACCCTTACAGGATCACAGCAAGAAACACAAGGAGGGAATAAAGGGAATAAAAGTGGGGATAATAGTACTAATCACAATGGAGATGGAAATAGCCAAATGGCCCATGCTGTCATTGGCTCCAGCTTTCCCAGCAGAACAGAGCCTTCCAAATCACCTGGCAGTGTGAGATATAGCTACAAAGACAATATAGCAGTTGGTGTGCAGAGAAATGCTGGGAATTTCCCTCAGTATCCTTCCAGTCAGGATAAAGGGGATTTTCCGATGCACAGTGATCGAAAGGGCAGAAATGAGAAATTCCCTAGTCTGTTGCAGGAAGTCTTGCAAGGCTATCACCATCACCCTGATAGAAGATATTCTAGAAACGCACAAGATCATCATGGAATGACTGCAAATGTGGAAAGTACTATGAGACCAAATGTCCTGATCAATCAAGCCAATGAATTAAGTAATAGGGGCCTTTTAAACAAAAGCTTAGGATCTCTTATGGAAAATCCACACTGGGGCCACTGGGATAGAAAGTCAAGTGGGACAGCCTCTGAGATGAAACAGATAAATCTGGCTGACTATCCCATGCCTAGAAAGTTTGAGATGGAATCCCAGTCTTCAGCTCATGAAGGAGGACTTTCTGAAAGGAGATCAGTTATTTGTGATATATCACCTTTGAGACAGATTGCTAGAGATCCAGGGCTTCACTCCGTAGGACACATGGGCACTGATGGCAGGAGTGGAAGAAGTGATCGTCTAACTCCTGGTTTAGGACAGTCAGTCATCCTCCCTGGTGGTctagttgccatggaaacaaagcTGAAGTCTCACAGTGGACAGATCAAAGAAGAGGATTTTGAACAGTCTAAGACCTCTGCCAGCATCAATAACAAAAAATCAGGAGACCATTGTCATCttgccagttttaagcatgagtCTTATCGAGGGAACGCTAGCCCTGGAGCTGCAGCACTTGATTCTGCTGACTACATGCTACAACAGGATAGCCGATCAGCGCAGCTGAGACGTGGACATGGCAGAATGGGAAATAGCCGTGAGGGGATGAGAGGTAAATCTCCCTCTCAGTTTCATGATTTGACAGACAAACTGAAGATGTCTCCTGGTAGAAGCAGAGGTCCAGGGACGGACCTTCATCATATGAATCCACACATGGTGCTTTCTGACAGGGTCAACCGGGGGTCCTTGCACGCTCCTTTTCTATCAAATTCTGAAAGCTCTTTGGCATCAGCATATCACACAAATGCTCGGTCTCATGCTTATGGTGATCCCacccagggtttgaattcccagtACCACTACAAAAGGCAGCTATATCAACAACAGCAGGAAGAATACAAAGATTGGAATAACAGTTCTGCCCAAGGGGTGATAGCAGCAGCTCAACTCAGGCAGGAAACGGCTAGAAAGAGCCCAAGGCAGCACCAGTTCATGGACAGAGTAAGGAGTCCTCTAAAAAATGACAAAGATGGAATGATATATCTTCATTCTGGTTCTTACCATGATGCTGGAAGCCAAGAAGCCAGTCGTTtgttgggaaatgatggttctcttcAGAATAAGTGTGGTGAAATTAAGCATATGAATCAAAAGATTCAGCAACACGAATCAGGTTGGGATCTTTCCCGGCAAGTGGCTCCTGGGAAGAACAGTGGGTCTCTGGGGGTAGGCAGTCAGAAGAGATTTGGTTCTCAAGACAGTGATGCACACAGGCGTGATGATGCTGGAGATGTACATAAATCTGGCAATACTATGGCAAGGATCCCTGGCCAAGAAGAGCAATCTTCTCAAAATCCTTTAATCATGAGAAGAAGGGTCCGTTCTTTCATTTCCCCTATTCCCAGCAAGAGACAGATGCAGGAAATGAAGAACAGTGGCACTGACGACAAGACACGGCTTCTCAGCACATCAAAAGATGGAGCTGATAAAACCCCCAACTCCTATGCCCGCTGTTCACCAAACCAAGATCTTGGCAAGTCACTCTCTAAAGGAGAATCCTCTAGAACCCTACCAAGTCCAGACAGTAAAAATTGCTCTGCTGTTTCCCTAACAAGTCCAGCTAAGACAAAAATTCTGCCTCCACGGAAGGGCCGTGGATTAAAATTGGAAGCAATTGTTCAGAAAATCACATCTCCCAATGTTAGGAGAAGTGCTTCCTCAAATTGTGCTGAAACTGGTGCAGATGCAGTCACTCTTGATGACATTCTGTCCTTGAAAAGTATCCCACCAGAGGGTGGGAATGTGGCTAATCATGGGTTGGAATCagaaaatataaaagaagaaattgTATTAGATCAAGACAGCCAAGAGCGCAGTAGGGAAATCTCTCTGACAATATCATCTGAAGAATGGCATGGGGAAAGAGATGAGGTAATGAAAAAGGAGATATCTGAACTTTCCATTGTTGGCAAGGAGGGCTCAGGGCCTTCTGTGATTCCAGTGTCTTCACAAAAATCTGTTAGCCAAGGAAGAACGGATGGATCTTTAGCTGGAACAGGATCTTTAGGTTTTTCTGAGTCAAAAACTGTATCCCCATCTGCCATCTTGACTACTGAAGCAAATGCAAAATCTGAGGAAAAAGATGGAAATGCAATTATTGTGACACCCAAGCCAGAACCCTTTCCTCCAAAAGGATATTTTCCCTCCGGTAAAAAGAAGGGTAGGCCCATTGGTAGTGTGAATAAACAGAAAAAGCAGACACTGCCGCCATCACCATtgccgccgccaccaccaccaccactgcttCCACCACTTCCTTCAGTATCAGAAGCATTGCCGCCAGTAGAAGAAGCAGTTGGTGGAGAACCTAAGCCTAAGAGACAgcgaagagaaaggagaaaaactaCAACTCAGCCACGAAAGCGGAAACCAAGACGAGCTGCTCCTATTGTGGAGCCTCAGGAACCAGAAATCAAACTGAAGTATGCCACCCAGTCTCTTGATAAAACTGATAACAAGAATAAGTCTTTTTTCCCTTACATTCATGTGGTGAACAAATGTGAGATAGGTGCTGTATGCACAATAATTAATGCAGAAGAAGAGGAGCAGAATAAGCTGGTGAGGGGACGGAAAGGACAGAGGTCATCAACTCCTCCTCCCAGCAATGCTGAGAGCAAAgtcctgcctgcttcctctttcATGTTACAGGGTCCTGTTGTAACAGAATCTTCTGTCATGGGCCACTTGGTTTGCTGCCTGTGTGGCAAATGGGCCAGCTATCGTAACATGGGTGACCTCTTCGGACCCTTCTATCCACAAGATTATGCAGCTACACTGCCCAAGAACCCCCCTCCTAAGAGGGCCACAGAAATGCAGAATACAGTCAAGGTACGGCATAAAAGTGCTTCTAATGGTTCCAAGACTGAtacagaggaagaggaagaacagcAACAAAAGGAGCAGAGAAGCCTTGCTGCCCACCCTCGTTTTAAGAGACGCCATCGTTCTGAGGACTGTGCTGGGGCTTCTCGATCACTTTCGAGAGGTGCTGCTTGTAAAAAAGCAACCACTGAAGTTGGCAATGTGGGTGAGAAAACTCCATCAGACTCTAAACCCTCCATCCCCACTTCTGAAAGTGGTCCTGAGTTGGAGTTACAAATTCCTGAACTACCTCTTGACAGCAATGAATTTTGGGTCCACGAGGGCTGTATTCTCTGGGCCAATGGGATTTACCTGGTCTGTGGCAGGCTCTATGGGCTTCAAGAAGCTGTGGAAATAGCTAAAGAGATG